In Banduia mediterranea, the DNA window CCGCCTTCATCCCACTGGCCGGCTATCTGTTCCTGTCGTTCTCACGCGGCCGCCTGTCCGAAAACATGGCGGCGATCGTGGGCGTCGGCACGGTGGGCGTCTCGGCCCTGATCGCCGCCTGGATCACGATCGGCTTTCTCGGCACCGACGGTGCCGCCCAGACCCAGTTGCTGTGGCACTGGATCGACGTCCGCGGCCTGAGGGTGGACTTTGCCCTGCGCCTGGACGAACTGTCGCTGGTGATGCTGGGCATCGTCACCGGCGTGGGGTTCTTCATCCACCTGTTCGCCGCCTGGTACATGCGCGGCGATGCGTCCTACGCGCGATTCTTCTCGTACATGAACCTGTTCGTAGCGAGCATGCTGTTCCTGGTACTCGGCGACAATCTGCTGGTGCTGTATCTGGGCTGGGAAGGCGTAGGCGTGTCCAGCTACCTGCTGATCGGCTTCTGGTATCAGGATTCGGCCAACGGCGCGGCGGCGCGCAAGGCCTTCGTCATCACCCGCGCCGGCGACGTGGCGATGTCGATCGCCTTGTTCATCCTGATCCTGCAGTTCGGCACGCTGGACATCGACACGCTGATGAGCGCGGTGACGACACACTGGGAGGTCGGCGCGCCGATCGCCACCCTCACCGCGCTGCTGCTGCTCGGCGGCGCCGTCGGAAAATCCGCGCAGCTACCGCTGCAAACCTGGCTGCCGGACGCGATGGCCGGCCCGACGCCGGTGTCGGCGCTGATCCACGCCGCCACCATGGTCACCGCCGGCGTCTACCTGATCGCACGCACGCACCTGCTGTTCGAGCTGTCGCCGATCGCGATGCAGGCGGTCGGCGTGGTCGGTGCGGCAACGCTGCTGCTGGCCGGCTTCTGCGCGCTGGCGCAGACCGACATCAAGCGCGTACTCGCCTATTCGACGATGAGCCAGATCGGCTACATGTTCCTGGCGCTGGGCGTCGGCGCCTGGCAGGCGGCGGTGTTCCACCTGATGACGCACGCCTTCTTCAAGGCGCTGCTGTTCCTCGGCTCCGGCAGCGTGATCCTGGCGATGCACCACGAACAGGACATGTTCAAGATGGGCGGGCTGCGCAAGTCGCTGCCGTTCACGTTTGCGGTGTTCCTGATCGGCTCGCTGGCGCTGGTGGCGATTCCGCCCACGGCCGGCTTCTTCAGCAAGGACGAGATCCTGCACGAAGCCTACGCCAGCGGGCATGTCACGCTGTGGGCCTGCGGGCTGTTCGGCGCCTTTCTCACCGCGGTCTATACCTTCCGCATGTTGTTCATCACCTTCTTCGGCCAGCCCCGGGGCGCGG includes these proteins:
- the nuoL gene encoding NADH-quinone oxidoreductase subunit L, whose protein sequence is MNPLFLTAFIPLAGYLFLSFSRGRLSENMAAIVGVGTVGVSALIAAWITIGFLGTDGAAQTQLLWHWIDVRGLRVDFALRLDELSLVMLGIVTGVGFFIHLFAAWYMRGDASYARFFSYMNLFVASMLFLVLGDNLLVLYLGWEGVGVSSYLLIGFWYQDSANGAAARKAFVITRAGDVAMSIALFILILQFGTLDIDTLMSAVTTHWEVGAPIATLTALLLLGGAVGKSAQLPLQTWLPDAMAGPTPVSALIHAATMVTAGVYLIARTHLLFELSPIAMQAVGVVGAATLLLAGFCALAQTDIKRVLAYSTMSQIGYMFLALGVGAWQAAVFHLMTHAFFKALLFLGSGSVILAMHHEQDMFKMGGLRKSLPFTFAVFLIGSLALVAIPPTAGFFSKDEILHEAYASGHVTLWACGLFGAFLTAVYTFRMLFITFFGQPRGAAHAGHGIAHHLPLAVLALLALVGGFIHLPLDSVLPASHAGETGPLIEYLPLLVSLIGIALAAALWLGKRSAVTRMANAIDPLRRLALNAMGFDWLYDRLFVKPYLWLVHVNRDDLFDRAIGAIPATLTRAHHGLAKTQTGQLRWYAASVALGAVLVTGAVFL